TGTACTGCTGTGCTGAATTACATCTTACCAAGAACCCCTTACACTGTGTCGCCACATTACTGTCTATCAGTATGCAAGATTCCTCAGCTAATGTTTGCACTCTTGTGACAAAAACTTAGTTGGTGTGGGAGATGGCTTTGTGCGATGTGCAAAGATCCACGCACCACGAATGCGCTGCCTCTCTGTGCATTTAATTTACCCATCATTTACTCATCACCACAGAGCTGCCAGAACGTCACCAGGTCTTCTCTGACACGCTGCTTTGCAAACTATTAATTACACAGGGGCCACCATGAAGCGACAAAAGGAGGGAGTGGTTCACACAGCAGAGAATGAGTTAGCAAAGTGCTGTGACTCATAAACATGATTTTTCTTGTCCACATTGCAGACATAGTAAAAGAgagtgatggtggtggtgtagGGACAGACTGGGGCAACAACAATAGTCCTGGTGTATGAGGTCAATcgcaataaaatttaaaagggGAGATAAGTTTATTAATTCTAGCGGTTAATAGTGTTTGGCCACTGTCCTCCATGCTTAACACTAAGGCCTGAGGCACAAAATTAATTATAATGCAAATTTTAcgttaaacaacatttaaataatctgttgGGATTGTGTTAATTTGGtgaagaaaagaacataaaagtAATGAACTGCATTGAACActatgaaatagaaaaaatactCTTTCAAAATCCAAACTACCAGCATTTGCACTGTTTTGCAGGTTTTTGTGGTATAAAAAACTAAGGTTTTAATTTCTTGGAACTGTACCAAATgcaccatgtttttatttatttatttgtttttgtttttttttttcatttaaaaattgttgaaatagtTTGTGTGTTTCACACTGAACTCCTGATTTGTTTCTCTACAGATATTAGAATGTGAATTCTACCTTTTGGAGCTGATGGTGAGCAGAGAACAAATGcacttttttaatttctttttctttttttttttaatacttgaTGTGGAGTGGTTGTCTGGATGACTTATCACTGATGGATTATATGTTTCAGGACTGCTGCCTGATTGTGTACCACCCCTACAGACCACTGCTTCAATATGTGCAGGATATGGGACAGGAGGACATGCTGCTACCTCTAGCCTGGTATGATACTGTGCACTGTGTGTCCAAAAACACATTTGATTAAGCTGTTGTGGGTGTCATCACTCACCCTGTCATCTATCTTTACCAGGCGAATAGTGAATGACACATACAGGACAGATCTGTGTCTGCTTTACCCTCCCTTCATGATTGCCCTAGGTAACAGTTGTCTCCTTGCTTTTCTAATTTGCAGGTATTTAATATATTTGActgataaatttaattaaatgtgactTGATCAGTTCTTCCGTTCCTCCTGCAGCCTGTCTACATGTTGCCTGCGTGGTTCAGCAGAAAGATGCGAGGCAGTGGTTTGCAGAGCTCTCTGTGGACATGGACAAAGTAAGATTAATATCTGTTTTAGAGCTTGAGAATAAACACTACAGCATCTGGTTGTTCCTTGTGTTGCATCAACGAACACtagtgaaaaatgattaaattcaacTTTTAAGGCTGCAATATGTAGCATTGGTCATCTAATGCCACAGCTTAAACAGCTGTTCACGTTTACAGGTTCAAGTAGCATCAAGTATGAGGATGGccttataattaaaatattgcaGGTTGAAGATCAGTGTGATGGATGCAGACGGGATGTGTTTTTAGTAAATGGAAAATGCTCATGTTTCTTGTCTTTTGCTTGGATAAAGTTTTGATATACCTTTATGGAGTGTGACTGCATTTTGTAGCCACTGTCAAGCTTAATCATGTAAGCCCTggaatgacacacacacacacctcccttTTGGAGGTTTTATGAGCCTGCCCAGTTTGAACAAGACACTGGGGAAGACACAGAACACGTTAGGAGTATTATATATTCCTTCTGGTCTGGGAATGCATCAGGATCCCCCTGGAGGGGTTAGAGAGTGTTAGGGGGGAGTAAGGGATGTCTTGGTTTCCTTCCTGAATCTGATGCCTCTGAGAACCAATCTTGGATAAGCAGAGGAAAGCGGATGTATAGATAATTCAacttgtgtgtatttgtgtttgtgtgtgttttaagatcCTGGAGATCATCCGTGTTATTCTCAAGCTCTATGACCAGTGGAAAAATTTTGATGACAGGAAAGAGATAGCTGGTGTCCTTAACAAGATGCCAAAACCCAAACCACCTCCTAACAGGtatgtctgctgtgttttctcatGGTATGTGGTACATGCAGATTTGAGGATACTGTATTTATGTACAATATCTATACAACACAAGCTGGATTTACCCAGTGTCATGACAAGGCAAACCTACAGGAGTGGGTTTTAGTTTCCAAGCAGATTAATAGCTGTACAAAGCAAAACTACTTTCTGAAAATTATACAGTGTTACAAAGTACATTTTACATATgggataaaacataaaactttgcaAACAAAAGTAACTTCTTAGATGCTTTTCTTGAAAGTCCCTTTGCTTGAGCAGTTTCAGGGTTTATGTCGTGCAGCCTGGAACAAGGTGCACACTGGGAAAGCTGACATGCTTCACTTCATCTCAATTATCTGTAATTATTCTCTGCCTGCAGTGAGAGTGATCAGAGCTCCAATGGGAACCAAAGCAACTCCTACAGCCAGTCTTAGTATAGTGTCTGCATGTCCATGGGAAACCATAATCGGAACTGAAAGAAGGATGGAAAATTTGGCGTCACACAACTCAACTTTTcacatggggaaaaaaaaaagctgatcaaGATGTCTGTTCAATGATGGACGCTGGAACATATTGAGAGCTAAATGTTTTCACCTTTCCCTTCTCTGATCATTATGGGTTCATGGAATGAACAAGCAACTACGGAAAAGCCGACAGTGAACAGCCGACCTGTGACAACACAGTGGCATTGCTTTGATGAATCTCTCTACTTCAACTTGAAATCAACTAAAACTGAGGAACATCtgggaggatgaggaagaggggggAAAACGGATgagaatacacacacaaaaaaaaaaaaaaacatcattttaatgaTCCTGACACCCTTGAACAGCATGGAGGAGCAGGCTGTTTCATGCAAAGCTCTTTGGGATTTGAGATACTTGATTACAAGTACTATGTGCACCTGTGTCTGTGAGTGTGGCATATGTAAGCATTTTGTCTGGTTGGCCTTTGATTCCTCAGGGTTAGACTTACTGCTCTCTGTAAAATGACGTGAATGGCTGTGATTGGATGTTTTTGTGTCTGCTGTGGCAAGATGGGAGACACCTGCCCTTTAAAGGCTCTGTGCTGCTTGACTGAAGCACTTTGGCAGGAAACGTCCCAAGAGGTCCCTCTTCAAGGTAGAATTTAGCTCTTCAGATAAAAGAGTTTACTGTTTGAATCATAACTCACTGCTTCCCTCACATTCCCTCCTCTTGTAAATAGCTTTAttaatatttgcttttatttgatttttttattattatttttgattgaACTGATGTAAATCCAGTGTTGTTTTGGCTTTGTATTTGATATTAAAATGGAAgtgtccagtttttttttccccctgctgCAAAGCTTTTTCGTTTTTAATTATGTAGaattattgtggcatttatCCTGCTTTAATTACAGAACAGTGTatcatttaaaagcatttttaaggtaaaatattttcttttaatccagCAAGGATAATTTTTTTgagtaaatataaattaaagttGTTTCAGATTTGTCTTCAGTTTCCTCTTgactttcattttccttttgccATCTAATCAATCACCAAACTGTAGCagtatgtttgtgtatgtatcTGTAATGtctattttttaatgtgtggcttttttttttaaaacaacatgttCGAAAGTCTTACAAAATATCCTTAATAACACACTGTGTCATTCAGGTGTATTGTACAATCTGTTTAAGCGATTGTTAAATTACTTGGTTGCatctaataattttttttctccttttttactGTGGCAACCTTTTTTAACAACTAAAAGGGtactaacattttatttaaggcAACACCTGTATCCTTTCACAACTGATTGAAATAAACAGACATAACTGTTCTGATGTGCCTTCTGGCATTCTCCTCCATCTTGCTTCATATGAACCACTGTGAAGATAAAAGGGTTTCTTCCCACTGAAATCTTTCTACTTTGAGGGAAGAAATTACCCAGTCTTGTTTAATAAGGTTTAGGCTGGCTCATAAGATGCATGGTCTGCAAAATTAAGTGGATCCCCACCTTTATTCGTAGTGTTATGTCTTGTTCGTGTAGTAAACAAAAAAGTGGCGTCCACAGTCTCtttacctaacctaacctaacttCAATGTCAGCACAGCAGAGGCTGTGGTAGGGCCCCTAGTGGTGGTTACAAAACAGCTTGAGGATCCCATCAGTAAAGTGCACAAATGAGATAATCCCCGGTCCTGATGTTCATTAACAACCCAGAAAAATTTAGTGATCAGTGCGATTGTGcatttgctgatgtttttatgtgtaaattgAGAGTACTGTCATATCCCTTGTCGTCAGACTGCGTGAAGCTTGCTTAGGAAACCGGAAGTAGTACAGCAAACTTCAATGTGTctccttcagaaaaaaaaagttgaaattgCTTTCAGCTTCTGGTGGAAAGTATTTATGTTAAGCCTAGCAGAAATGTACAGATAATTCCTACCAGCAGCCACCACCCTCTGGAACAAGGCTTGGGCTTTcttcctttccttctttctcttttaactACGTTATATTTCCCCATGGAGATTATTAaagttgttattattattattatcattattattattattattttgggtAGGCTGTTGAGAATGAAAATATTGTGTTTAACTGAAGTGTCATTTTGCTTtctgttgttttagttttaatataGCTTTTTTATGTTGCCTGTTTTTCTCAAATGTGTTAATTGTGTAGCAACAGACCTCATATTATATGGCTATATTCAGATAAAAAGGAACTGGTTTATCCGACTAAAGAGACTAGAAAATAACTGGTGGCCTCTTTTGAAAGATTTAGCAAGTGGGTTTATAGAAACTTTGTTAAATTAGCTTTGCTTTGAATCGGCTCTATTGGCTTGTAATCTAATCTGTAGTGTGTATTTATAATTaacaagttgatattgtgtaaaaaaaaatgttgcaaaacCTGACTTTTATTTTTGAAGGTTAAACCGGAAATGTTagaggtaatttttttttctcccatgtaACCGTAGAAGAGGGGTCAAATCGGTGAGCTCCGAACGGGCTTCAGATGATGCCCACCCCGCTTCGGGGAGAAGCCTCGGGCGGGATGCCTGTGCCCCCTCGGTTGTTTCTGATCCAGTTCACCTTCGCCTGCCTCCGTGGGCACCCATGAAGCCCCCGCTGATGAAGGCCCGAGCTGCCAAAGTGAGGCGGAAAGTGGCCGGGGACACTGAGCATGTACTGGCGCGTCGGGTTCGCTTGGACGGGGTCGTGTGTGGTTGATCTTGGCCAAAACCAGAGCTTCTCCTCCGGCCTGTTGGGCTCCGATGAGCAGCTCTCGTTTTATGGATACATCATCGCCTACCCTCTGCAGGACTACGGCGGGATAATGTCAGCTTTGGGCTCAGACTCGTGGTGGCGGAAAACGCTGTATTTGACTGGAGGAGCTCTGCTGGCTGCCGCTGCTTATCTGCTGCACGAACTGCTGGCAATCAGGTACCAACAACACAGAGGCTGTCAGGAAGCTGCAGAGCTCAGTAGGCTTCTCAGCCAGCCAGGCCTCTGGGGCCAGACCATAATCAAAGTGAAAACCTCTGTGGATTATAATCTGTATAAATCTCTCAGGTTCGCTGCATTTTGTCTTGGGTGTGATATTACTTAATCTCGTCTGTTTGGGCGGTGTGAGAGCGGAGACAGAGCATAAGGAATCGTGAGTCGTGGGTTGTGATGTAACGGAACCCCCACCCCCTCTATTCCATCCcgacaaaaaacacacacatacattaggACATTTCCGCCTTCcctgatttattttgttgagtATTAACATGAATGACTTGCGGCAAGGGACATGGTTTCTATTTGATTATGTTGTTGCTTATTCAATTACGATTACAAAACAATGGTGAGGCTCGTTCATGATGTTGTTTGTCTAAGTTGCTGTTCCTGCCTGCAGGCTAACAGCTCCACTGCCACGCGAATGGACATTTTGGACAATATGTTACTTTGGTATTTCAAGGACAATGAGATTTAATACAGGTCCATCCAGTGTTTGTAATATTGCTCCCACTTTCACTGTGCTGTTCGGCGTCACATTAAAATAATGCAGCTTTTGCAGCCTATTATGTAAACTCAGGAGTCCTTAAATATCGGTTACTGGATCAATCATTGGCAAGCTGACCGAGTGTCCTATCAAAGTCGGTAAGCTGCAGTCTAGGCCCATGACCGTGTTACAGCACAGTTTAGAAGGGCACAAAATATTACATGTCAGCGAAGGCGCTCACCCCTGAAGGATGAGTATGAGGTATTCATGTGATCTAGTCCTGAATGTGGGGTCGATTTCTGCACGTTCAGAGCGTAAACACCAGCTGGACGATGTGCTATTGCAGCGCTTTCTTCCTCCCTGGTACTTGGCTTCATATTACCATCCCATCGGCTTTTGTATCGAATAACAAAGTCCTCTGTAGttgattctgttagaaaaagCCACGGAGGCATTTCAGAACCACACTGAAGAGAACAGCTCCTCAACTTGTCTCATTAGATTTCAGCACTGGACAGCTCCCTGTAATTCTGCAGCGTGTTTAATTGAATTTGTTGCCATTTGTAGGCACGTGATTGTTCAATAGGTAGCTCATATCACCAGAATAATCCGCAGTAATCTCTCACAAAGGGATGCTACATTACACCCGGTTTTCATTGCTACTATAAATGACCCTGGGCTGACAGTCACTAAGAATCAGCTAAAGAGCCTTGATTGGTTTATTCAGTCAGTCAGATGATGAGCCTTGTCCACCCACAAAGGGTCACGCTCACAGTCATGTTTAGTTTAGAAGGCAGAGACTCGGCCTAACCATGGCCACAATTTGcttaattttaatttagacATATACAACTAACCAAACATAAACATTCTGTAGCTTCTTGCTTTATCATAAAACTAATCTTTAACTTGTGTCAGAAAGTGTGAATGGCTAAACATGTACTCATCTTCTCAAAATGTCCTTACTCGCTGTATCTGAAACTTTTCCTAAAGCAAACTACAAATTAGCAACACACATCAGATGCACTGGTGCCTTCCTACCACTGCAGAGGACATCTAATATACTTTTATTACACTAGTTAgagttttttaatttgttttgaaaatattttgcttGTCTGAAACATTCACTGTATAATAAAACAGTGAATTTCATTACGAATTTTATTACTAATCACCTTCCCATAGACCTATGTTAACCACAAGGTTGTCCAACCTCTAACCTGAACTTAAATCTAACCTTACAAAAGagctttaaataaagtttaatcaaGGTTTGCACTTTCTCCCTTACTGGGGACAGAGACAAGATAACCTTTTAACACAGTTTCcagttgtaataaaaacaatttaattacatttagtAAAGTTGAAGTAAAACTAAATCTTTGTGACTATTTTCAGGTAATgtcattttacttattttgtgtttactttgccCATTTAAACTGGGTTTAATAGAAGTATAAATCTCTATCTCATACCTGAATCATGACCAAGACAACAGTTTTGATCTGACATTTTTGAACAAATTCACAGTTACCCAGATGACATAAAACCAACTGCACCGAGCAAACCAAGGACTTTGAAGGCCTCTTGTGAGGATAAGTGATTTGATCCAGGAAGCTACCTTTCCTTGTTGTTTACCTAACCTATAAACATAGCCTTACCCACAATGCACCCAACCTTAAAAACCTTAAGATTTAACCCTAAAATTGAATTGTTAGTCTTGTGAAGACATCACTTGAGCCCACAGTACACACTGATGCTTAGTTCACAGCCTTTTAGGTCATCACAAAAGTTAAAGTCAGTCTCTCCGTCTCTCTGTGATGTGTTTCTATTGGCTCCacaggaaggaggaggagctggactCTAAAGATGCCATCATACTCCATCAGTTCTCCAGGCCCAACTCTGGTGCACCATCCCTGTCTCCTTTCTGCCTTAAGCTGGAGACCTACCTCCGTATGGTTGACCTGCCCTACCAGGTATGTGTCAGCTATAGGTAacccaaaaaatgaaaaaacaaacaaaaacaaaaacgatAAATAACAAACAAGATCACAACAActgcatgagtttttttttttttttaaacttgcgaTGGATGAGGATGGTCATTTGGCACAACTAGTGCCTaattatctatttttttctcacttgAAAACAGTAgtgagtttctttttgttttgttttgttttttattcatatatactCAAATATTTACTCAGTTTCTATCGCTGCAATGCTTAAAATTTCACTTGAATGTTTGCctaatctaattttattttaaatatatctgtACCATTTACAAGTTTCTTTCTACCTTGTACCGTTTTTAACatccttcctccctctctcttgACTCTTGTGTCCTCTCCTCCAGAACTACTTTGATGGGAGGCTTTCTCCACAGGGAAAGATGCCATGGATTGAGTATAACCAGGAGCATGTGTTTGGCACTGAATTCATCATTGACTTCTTGGAAGAGAGGCTGGGCGTAAGCCTCAATAAGAGTCTAACACCTCAGGAGAGAGCCATGTCTCGTGCCATCACAAAAATGGTTGAGGAGCACTTCTACTGGTGAGTTTAAATTAAAGGTCACAGGCTTTTGTTTTGCGTTATTGCAGTTTACTAATCCAGACAAGGGTTTAAATTAGCAGCATAAGCTCATTGTAGCACCGTCCTGAAGACATAATTCATCAACCAAGCGGTGCTGATGTACTGATGTTATAGCATCATTTAAGTCTTTTTGCAATATTTGTGAAGCTTCTCCTACTTTGTCTTCTCAGCAGCAGTAGTAGCCTTGATTGCAGCTCTGCTCTAGATGCTCATTTGTCTCTATTCATACCCCAGGACCATAGCTTACTGTCAGTGGGTGGACAACTTGGAGGAGACCCAGAAGATGCTGTCGGTGAGCGGACCACTGAGCGACCTGCTCAAGTGGATCTTGAGTCACCTGACCGGTGGAATCGTTAAGCGGGAGATGTATGGCCACGGGATTGGACGGTTTTCTACCGAGGAGGTTTACGCCTTGATGGAGAAAGACATGCGTACACTGGCCACCTTGCTAGGTGAGGGAGTtgttattataaataattataatcatCTTTAGGTAAAAATACAATCTCTGAAATTAAAATATACATTCTAGTGTTCTAAGTCCATTTTTACTGAGAGAAAAATTTAGATTTGGACTCATAAGAACATTTAGTGTGGTGCAGAGTTGAAAAGGAATAATTAAAATATGGTATGAAGGTGCATTTGAGCTCATCAAAGCTAaactgtaaacttggttttggCAGCTAGTGCTGCTATACAAATTCCTTCTTCCTTATTTCAGTAATGCAAAATCCCAGTCTGCATgaatcacaacagcatggctccATAGTGAAACAGTTTGGGTACAAAATCAACCTGCCTGCTGTCCAGCCTTGTCACCCATGCTGGACTTTGCAACAAAAAAATGGGCATATGAGCAACTAAActgttaaacagataaaatcGAATATCCAGCATTTCCTTTCAAAGTTACACCAGCCAGTGTCCTCAGGCCCCTAAAACCTACAGAGTTTATGAAAGTAGAGGTGCTGCAGGGCGGTGTCCCAGCAAACATGCTGTTGgtattaaacttttattaattttttctaGCATTTTGTATGTTATCTTTAAGGGATTTACAGGTCATTAAAAGTCTGTTTATTCTCTTCAGCTAGTTTATGTCCAGACTTCTTTTTTTGGTTAAAACAGTACATACCTCAGACAGGTAATTATTAGTGTCCTTGTGTGGCAAAATGTTGTCTTCACTGTTGATAGAAAAAGTGTTATGATGTCatttaaacaaagcaaacaaaggaacaaaaaacacttttaactaaatgtgtttCCTAAATGTTCCCATAGTTCACTTTGGAGAGGAATCAGTGGCTTTGCCATGTTAGGGGTGGATAGCTCAACACTGACCTCATGTGGTAATCTTTAGCATTGCGGTCTGGTATCGAATCCATAGGTGCATAGATTTCAGGACATGTCTGCATTATGTTTAAATTTCtgaattctttttttcctgtgccATCTAAGGTGATAAGAAGTACCTTATGGGCTCTAAGCTTTCAACAGTAGATGCTGCAGTGTTCAGTCATCTGGCCCCAGCCATGTGGATGCTGCCTGGATCACGGCCGGAGCAGCTAATCAAAGGTGAGTTAACCAGAGAAAACTGTCGTAGGGTTGAACATCTGTGGAACTAAACCTGAGGTCCATAGGTTTTACTTTAGGGaattaaagactttttaaattgaaatgcagtattcattcattctcaatGAATATCCCAGAATAAGAAAATCCCAAAACCCTGTATGATACCATCAGCTCTATGGTATCCCCAACTACACCTTAAATCCCTGCGTTTTCTCAGTCACACAGTAAtgcatttcttcatttctttgttgatAAGATCTGAGACATCAGGGGAAACATCTCACCATTGACCTTTCCTAAGTCTACCAGTTATTTGTCTCCTCCTCACACCTGGTCCTGCTTTAAACCAGCTGACATTAACTGATATCTCTGTCTTGCTCGATAAGAGGAAACCCTCATCTTGTACGACTGACATTTTTCCGGCTgtgttatttaaagtttttgagTCTATTGTCGTATGAGTCATCAAAGTGTGCAATACTTCTCTTTTAACTGGGGTGGTCTCTTACTGTTTTAAAGATTCTATCAAACCAGTTATCCCAGTTTAGACTCATCACAATCTAAGAATTATCAGCCTATAGCTAAACTTTCATTTATGTCTAAAAAATTTAGGTAGAACAACTTAATGTTTTTACAAAAGATTTTTATCTTGTAGAAAAATTTCAGTCAGGCTTCCACCAAAAACATGCTACTGAAACTGTGTTACTTACAGTCTCCAGTGATGTTACGATGTCAGCTGACGCAGGAGAATGCAccattttggttttgtcattgGCTTTTGACACAGTCGATCATAATATTCTGATCAAGAAACTTCAGGATCTGGTTGGGGTGTCTGGTTTAGTTTTAAAGTAGGTTTTTACCCTTGTTTGGTAGAAGTTTTGTGGTTCGTCCAGGTTATGCCAGATCCACAGGGTTTGGTTCTTAGGGCCCCTTGTACATTCTCCCTTTTTGCTACATAATCAGGCAGTTCACTGATGTATCATATCATTTCTTTGCAAATAATATTCAGTTGTATTGTACATTTAAAGCCTCTGAACTGCATAAACTGTTCTCCGTTTCCAGCTGCTTAACAAGCATCAATAAGTGGTTAAGGGATAAATACCTCCAGCTTAACTCTGGTAAAATGGAAACTTTAATAATTGAACCTGATagtaagatttaaaaaaatcaaccacCTTCAGGCTGTACAGAATGCAGCTGCACAGCTTTTTGCACTCATAAAAGAGTGCATATTACTCTGATTTTTCCATCTCTACACTGGTTACCcatccattttaaaattaattttcaaattttGGTCTTTACTTTTAGAGCTCTCTATGGTCAGGCTCCTCTTTACATCTCCTTCTTTATCTCCACTTACTAGCCTGTGATCTGTGGTCTTCTAGTTAGAGGTAGTATTAGTAGTTCTGTGCACACACTTTAGGATGAGAGGTGACTGATCCTTTCAGTAAGTGGCACCCAAACTCTGGGATGCACTTTATATTTCCTTAAGATTCTTAGACTCTGTTGATTCTTTAAGATAAGCACCATGGAACTGAAGCAGATTTTCTCAGGGATGCTTCTCCTAATGATGGATAATtctgcatccatccatcttacatcctacctgtactgtagGTAGGAACCCTCTCTCCAGAGAGTAAAAGTgtgtctgatgttgactcttgtcttttctcttgctctgtctctttttctctttcttgcatttctttgctgaatcagtgcATTTACCGGTGCAGTCAATGTTTTGATTAATTGCACGTGCAGGCGCGTCTGTGTGATGTTATGTCAGTGTTACGTCTGGGGAGAAGATAAATAAGATCTTGAGTCTCCAATCTCAAATCCGAGTCgagtctcaagtcttttgagTGCGAGTCCAAGTCAAGTTTCAAATCACTGGAAATGTGACTTAAGTGCGACTTGAATCCGAGTCCCAGTCTCGAGTCCCCATCAATGTATTTAACCTGCCATTGGTGCAGAGTTCTTTATCTGCACCGTGTATGGTCATCATCAGGTAGACCATCAGGAGGATGCTTGTTCTTTATtattctgacaggaagtcaCTCAGTTCATCCGTCCTGGTTTGTGGTGATGGCTCACCTCCAGAAATGTGAACCAGATATTAGTGAGCACAACTTACCTGAAGTTGTTGTgcttacattttcatttgtgttattttcatgACAAAATGTGTAATGTGTGGTTGTATGAGCACACATTTGCAAGTACCCATAGTTACTCACAAtctgttttacacatttgtaaCTCATGTCATAGACATTTGGAACCCTTATGAGACTAATTTAACTCCACACCTCGGTCCCTTTCAGGTGACCTGATCAATCTGGCAATGTACTGTGAGCGCATACGCCGCCGATTCTGGCCTGAGTGGTTTGTAGACCTGGAAGACTTCCGCTACGACGACACCACAGAAGGCAGCGACTCACGTTCCAAACTTCCAGATCTGGGCCTCTACTCCTGCACGGACACTTCCGAGGAcaccacacactcacacacttcacatacacacacgccaCAAGACCCACAGTCACCCATCAGCGACCCTACAGGCCATTCACTGTATGACTCTGACATGGACACTGAGTGCTCTGAAATAGACCCGCCCAAGTGTT
The sequence above is drawn from the Melanotaenia boesemani isolate fMelBoe1 chromosome 22, fMelBoe1.pri, whole genome shotgun sequence genome and encodes:
- the ccnc gene encoding cyclin-C, with amino-acid sequence MAGNFWQSSHYLQWVLDKQDLMKERQKDLKFLTEEEYWKLQIFFANVIQSLGEHLKLRQQVIATATVYFKRFYARYSLKSIDPVLMAPTCVFLASKVEEFGVVSNTRLISAATSVLKTRFSYAFPKEFPYRMNHILECEFYLLELMDCCLIVYHPYRPLLQYVQDMGQEDMLLPLAWRIVNDTYRTDLCLLYPPFMIALACLHVACVVQQKDARQWFAELSVDMDKILEIIRVILKLYDQWKNFDDRKEIAGVLNKMPKPKPPPNSESDQSSNGNQSNSYSQS
- the faxca gene encoding failed axon connections homolog, whose protein sequence is MYWRVGFAWTGSCVVDLGQNQSFSSGLLGSDEQLSFYGYIIAYPLQDYGGIMSALGSDSWWRKTLYLTGGALLAAAAYLLHELLAIRKEEELDSKDAIILHQFSRPNSGAPSLSPFCLKLETYLRMVDLPYQNYFDGRLSPQGKMPWIEYNQEHVFGTEFIIDFLEERLGVSLNKSLTPQERAMSRAITKMVEEHFYWTIAYCQWVDNLEETQKMLSVSGPLSDLLKWILSHLTGGIVKREMYGHGIGRFSTEEVYALMEKDMRTLATLLGDKKYLMGSKLSTVDAAVFSHLAPAMWMLPGSRPEQLIKGDLINLAMYCERIRRRFWPEWFVDLEDFRYDDTTEGSDSRSKLPDLGLYSCTDTSEDTTHSHTSHTHTPQDPQSPISDPTGHSLYDSDMDTECSEIDPPKC